The sequence AGTGGTAGACAAGTGGTCTTGGATCCCAGAGATTAgtctgtgactgtggatgaatCTGGCTTCCTCTATTAAGATTAGGACACTCAGCAATAACAGCAACCCTAACCCTCATAGTCTTCTTGGACATTTCCAAGCATCTGATTGGTGGGACTTTACGGGGCAAAGCCAATAGGAGCCAACCTGGGAGACTGCGTTCAGGCAATAAAAGTCTATAATAACTTCTTTATTGCAGTTCCTTTGACACCATTTACCTACCTACAGAAAGCAGCAGCTGGCAGACTTGATCCCCCGACAGGGCTGATGTCTCCATAAAAAATAAGCCCCTGTCATTGGCTAGACTCTGTCCTTCCTGTATGAGGACATAAGCAAAGCACAGCTTGAAACACACGGTAGATTTGACTCTGCATGTTGAATAGGGATTGATTGAGATTAAGGAAGGTGGTCCTCTGTGTATGAACTGCACCTGCACTGAGACTTGTCGGTCCTGTTCCAGATCTCCCTTGTTGCCCACCAGCCATATGACCGTGGATCCTGGGATGTACTGTTTCTCGAGCTCTTTGAGCCACACTAGGACTCTGATGAAGGTTTCCTATAgcggcacaaacacacacagggacacatgATGGCATAAGCACCAATATATGAGTCAAGATAAGACAAGGTTAGTAGTTTCCATGGTCAGGCGTTTTGTTCCATTTACCCTTTTGCTGATGTCGTAGACCAGGAGTGCAGCGTGGGCCCCTCTGTAGTAAAGGGGGGTGACACTGTGGTATTTCTCCTGCCCGGCCGTGTCCCATATCTCAAAGCGAAGAGTGACGTCCCTCAGGTGCACCACTCGGGTCAGGTAGGCACCTGGAGGGGCAGACAGCACTATGTTACCTGGGCGGATTCAGGTCTTGGTTCTTTAGAGATTGGTCCTGGCTGGACAACCCTGTCTCCTATGTCCACATCAAACTAAACTGCATTCTCGGTTAGGTTTCAAGGGAAACACATCGTCGCACCAGTGGCAGGAGCACATTGGAAACAGTagccgtttaaaaaaaagtggctAACGTTGTAAATTGACACAAAGCTACTTGGTTAGGTTgaggaaaagatggtggttcGGCTACGTGACTTAAGTTAGGTGTGTTACTTAAGTCAAATAAATCaacgttgacttttggttttacACAGGACACGAACAACGGGCTTCCCTGGTGAAAGCCATCCTCCGACACGGACTTTGAACACAGACTTTGATTAGAAACGCAAAAACTAAAGACGTGATTTAGACCTACAGCCATGAGacgttagcctagcttagcttagcataaagactggaaactaGAAGAATAGCTAGCCTGGCGCTttccaaagttaaaaaaaacatgcctgCAAGCACAAATAAAGCTTAACacgttatatcttgtttgtttaatctgtacaaaaactgaGCTTTAAAAACATAAAGTTTTGGTTTCTCCAGGAATTCATCGCTTCCCGCCAGGAAATAGCCAGCCCATATAGATATTATTATAGATATTAGAGCACATGGTACATAGATTTAGTTAATTAATCAAAATGTTGAAGAGTTGTAGCACATATAACTCCC is a genomic window of Etheostoma spectabile isolate EspeVRDwgs_2016 chromosome 11, UIUC_Espe_1.0, whole genome shotgun sequence containing:
- the LOC116698348 gene encoding ras-related protein Rab-17, producing the protein MGESLPRVPGGAQCCRETLSRPVQALRVKMVLLGSSGVGKSSLALRFGKDEFRITSPTVGCAYLTRVVHLRDVTLRFEIWDTAGQEKYHSVTPLYYRGAHAALLVYDISKRETFIRVLVWLKELEKQYIPGSTVIWLVGNKGDLEQDRQVSVQEGQSLANDRGLFFMETSALSGDQVCQLLLSVAHRVYECVGAQQGGLSEWRETAHVDLRRGDTLNPFGSCCKVGP